The following proteins come from a genomic window of Lolium rigidum isolate FL_2022 chromosome 5, APGP_CSIRO_Lrig_0.1, whole genome shotgun sequence:
- the LOC124657495 gene encoding uncharacterized protein LOC124657495, whose protein sequence is MEDGRRSSKKARGMEATPAGEIDAVPDEILELVFLRSLPLQLVRAACTCKRWRRIITADGGRLIRSLHGTPSTHIVGRYRVDNRLLFSRSRPPGRNPVFVTSPSSPWADILAVRNPALDFLPRPPSSGFCWELADTRGGLLLLVLLNEKRDPATVSRVLVCDPMTRCYKEVPLSSWFHRCSCLGAFLLDGDDPAGCISLSNFRVTSVLYRIKDAIQRASTYTTAVAGGGRDTIAMACTFSSAGGGRWRSSYAQGTTGNDYWRWDCHVSFAGFGGGGSIAYWRAGNHGALCLDKEAVELYALPDMPQDELHAPEYAYQLSWPPTIQAALP, encoded by the coding sequence ATGGAGGACGGCCGCCGCAGCAGCAAGAAAGCTCGAGGGATGGAAGCCACGCCGGCGGGCGAGATTGACGCCGTCCCAGACGAGATACTCGAGCTGGTATTCCTCCGCTCTCTGCCTCTCCAGCTCGTCCGCGCCGCGTGCACCTGCAAGCGCTGGCGACGCATCATCACGGCGGACGGCGGCCGCCTGATCCGCTCCCTCCACGGCACTCCGTCCACCCACATCGTCGGCCGCTACCGAGTTGACAACCGGCTGCTCTTCTCGCGGTCCCGACCGCCTGGCCGAAACCCTGTCTTTGTTACCTCGCCTTCCTCGCCGTGGGCGGACATCCTCGCCGTACGGAACCCCGCCCTCGACTTCCTCCCGCGGCCGCCGTCGAGCGGTTTCTGCTGGGAGCTCGCCGACACGCGGGGCGGCCTGCTGCTCCTCGTACTCCTCAACGAGAAAAGGGACCCGGCGACGGTATCACGCGTCCTCGTCTGCGATCCCATGACCCGATGCTACAAGGAGGTTCCCCTCTCTTCCTGGTTCCACCGATGCAGTTGCCTGGGCGCCTTCCTCCTCGACGGCGACGACCCAGCAGGGTGCATAAGCTTGTCAAACTTCAGGGTGACATCCGTGCTCTATCGAATTAAAGACGCCATCCAACGGGCCAGCACGTACACCACCGCGGTCGCGGGAGGAGGTCGGGACACCATCGCAATGGCCTGCACGTTCTCgtccgccggcggcggccgctggagATCTTCCTACGCGCAAGGCACAACCGGAAATGACTACTGGAGGTGGGACTGCCATGTCTCCTTTGCAGGGTTTGGCGGTGGCGGATCCATCGCTTACTGGAGGGCCGGAAACCACGGTGCTCTTTGTTTGGACAAGGAAGCAGTTGAGCTCTACGCGTTGCCGGACATGCCCCAGGACGAGCTCCACGCGCCGGAGTACGCGTATCAGCTGTCGTGGCCACCTACGATTCAAGCTGCCTTACCGTAG